A window from Cryptomeria japonica chromosome 1, Sugi_1.0, whole genome shotgun sequence encodes these proteins:
- the LOC131031206 gene encoding septum site-determining protein minD homolog, chloroplastic: protein MPHRLPYSESTAMSKVSAPPLPLKGHSCSFFGAHWFGSQNEKKICRPNRTKHSGRLGFVTRSILQWNRKPQLAGEIPRIVVITSGKGGVGKTTTTANLGLSLARLEFKVVAIDADVGLRNLDLLLGLENRVNYTAMEVLNGECRLDQALIRDKRWTNFELLCINKPRYKMPMGFGGKALVWLVDALKQRSQGCPDFILIDCPAGIDAGFITAITPANEAILVTTPDITSLRDADRVTGLLECDGVRDIKMVVNRVRSDLIKGEDMMSVLDVQEMLGLSLLGVIPEDAEVIRSTNRGYPLVLNRPPTLAGLAFEQAAWRLVEQDSMKAVLVEEETPPKKKGFLPFFGGS from the coding sequence ATGCCCCATCGTTTGCCGTACTCTGAATCCACAGCCATGAGCAAGGTTTCTGCACCACCATTGCCACTTAAAGGGCATTCCTGCTCTTTCTTTGGAGCTCACTGGTTCGGATCTCAAAACGAAAAAAAGATCTGCAGACCGAACAGAACTAAACATTCTGGAAGATTAGGTTTTGTAACTCGGAGCATACTGCAATGGAACAGAAAACCCCAGCTAGCAGGCGAAATACCCAGAATAGTAGTCATAACGTCCGGCAAAGGAGGAGTGGGGAAAACCACTACAACTGCGAATTTAGGGCTTTCGCTGGCTAGGTTGGAATTCAAAGTGGTGGCCATTGATGCAGATGTGGGGCTTCGAAACCTGGACCTGCTGCTGGGCCTCGAGAATCGCGTCAACTACACGGCCATGGAAGTTCTCAACGGTGAGTGCCGCCTTGACCAAGCTCTAATTAGGGATAAAAGATGGACTAATTTTGAGCTCCTCTGCATTAATAAGCCCAGGTATAAAATGCCCATGGGTTTTGGTGGCAAAGCCCTAGTTTGGCTTGTGGATGCCCTAAAACAGAGGTCCCAGGGGTGTCCTGATTTTATTCTCATTGATTGCCCAGCTGGCATTGATGCCGGTTTTATCACTGCAATTACTCCTGCCAATGAGGCCATCTTGGTGACCACACCGGACATTACTAGCCTGAGGGACGCCGATCGGGTCACTGGGTTGCTGGAGTGTGATGGGGTTAGAGATATCAAGATGGTTGTGAATAGGGTAAGAAGTGATCTGATTAAGGGGGAGGATATGATGTCTGTGCTGGATGTGCAAGAAATGCTGGGGCTTTCACTGTTGGGCGTGATTCCTGAGGATGCAGAGGTGATTAGAAGTACCAATAGGGGATACCCACTTGTTCTGAATAGGCCTCCTACTTTGGCTGGATTGGCTTTTGAACAGGCTGCTTGGAGATTGGTGGAGCAGGATAGCATGAAGGCTGTGTTGGTGGAGGAAGAGACACCCCCTAAGAAGAAAGGCTTTTTACCTTTCTTTGGAGGTTCATGA